The Ficedula albicollis isolate OC2 unplaced genomic scaffold, FicAlb1.5 N00883, whole genome shotgun sequence sequence GCGCAGGCCGCTGCCTTGCAGAGCCTGGCAGACAGCTGGCCTCCTGGCTGAGGCAGGGGCTGCGCCGGCGGGTCCCACTTCCCCCTGAGGCCACCCCACGTCCCCCAGGCAACTGGCCAAAGGCAAGAAACCGTTGTGCAAGGCAGAGAAGGCCAGCGGAGCAGCCCACGGCCTTGCCGGCCAGGCAAGCCGAGGGGCCAGGGCCGGGCTTTTGCAGCCCCCTCTCCGTCGGCAGGGCCGGCTGCCGGCTGCCCTTTGGCACGGGGCAGATGCCGTGGCCCAGGAGCCGGCCGCCGGCTGAAGGCCGCACCCCGCAGTCCCGGAGGGAATGGGGCCGTGCAGTGCCCGGCGCTGGGAGCAGGGCCCGGGCTGGGGGCTCACCGGCAAACCGTGTGAAGGCGCGCTCCTGGAGGAAGGTGCCGCAACCGAAATCGATGAGCTTCAGGTCGCCGCTCTCCGGGTCCACGAGGAGGTTCTCTGGCTTGATGTCGCGGTGCAGGACGCCGCAGGCGGTGCAGTGCCGCACGGCCTCCAGCACCTGGCGGAAAAGCCAGCGCGCCACCTCCTCGCACAGgaactcctgctcctgcaggaactgcaggagaTCCTGCGATCCCTCCGGACGCTCCATCACCAGCAGAAAGCTGTCAGGCAGCTCAAACCACTCGAGGAGCTGGATGATGTAGTGGCAGCCAGAGCCCACCTTCTCCATCAGCACGATCTCCAGAGGAACACGGGTGCCGTCGGGCTGCGAGGAGGAGACAATGCCTCCAGCAGGCCTGATGCTGCCCTGCGGCTGCTGCGCTGGCCCCTGCCTGGGatgccccagtgcccccccaCGGGCAGCCTCCCTGGTGCTTGGGCTTCATGCCGAGCCCCAGGGGATGCTTGGGAGGTGCCCCCTGCCCGGCCGCGCCACCGGTCTCTGGCATCGCCGGGCCCGCCATGCCCCGACTCGCACGCTGAGCCCACGCCCGCTATCTCCCCGCCATCCCCCGCCGGCCACTGCCGGGGCCCCGGGCTTATCCCTGCCCGTGCCGCCCCGCCCTGCCCTGTCCCGCTGGCCCCGCTCACGCACCAGCTCGTCCCACTGCATGAGGAGATTCTCCGGCTTCACGTCGCTTCATGTGCAGGACGCCGCGGGCGGTGCAGTGCCACACAGCCTCCAGCACCTGGCGGAAAAGCCAGCGCCCCACCTCCTCGCACAGGaactcctgctccagcagcaacTGCAGGAGATCCTGCGATGCCTCCGGGCGCTCCATGACCAGCAGGAAGCTGTCAGGCAGCTCAAACCAGTCGAGGAGCTGGATGATGTAGTGGCAGCCAGAGCCCACCTTCTTCATCAGTATGATCTCTGTGGGAACACGGGTGCCGTCGGGATGTGA is a genomic window containing:
- the LOC107604481 gene encoding CDPK-related kinase 3-like → MQWDELVRERGQRDRAGRGGTGRDKPGAPAVAGGGWRGDSGRGLSVRVGACPSTREAARGGALGHPRQGPAQQPQGSIRPAGGIVSSSQPDGTRVPLEIVLMEKVGSGCHYIIQLLEWFELPDSFLLVMERPEGSQDLLQFLQEQEFLCEEVARWLFRQVLEAVRHCTACGVLHRDIKPENLLVDPESGDLKLIDFGCGTFLQERAFTRFAGEPPARALLPAPGTARPHSLRDCGVRPSAGGRLLGHGICPVPKGSRQPALPTERGLQKPGPGPSACLAGKAVGCSAGLLCLAQRFLAFGQLPGGRGVASGG